Proteins encoded together in one Electrophorus electricus isolate fEleEle1 chromosome 9, fEleEle1.pri, whole genome shotgun sequence window:
- the spink4 gene encoding serine protease inhibitor Kazal-type 4 has protein sequence MSMLLLCVLILLASGSEGSAYRKPLCSDLVEIMACPMNMAPVCGTDGNTYANECALCVQRLKTKTNILIKKDDSC, from the exons aTGTCCAtgctcctgttgtgtgtgttgattctCCTTGCTTCAG GGTCGGAGGGATCTGCGTACAGAAAG CCCTTGTGTAGTGACCTGGTGGAGATCATGGCATGTCCCATGAACATGGCACCAGTGTGTGGCACAGACGGTAACACCTATGCCAACGagtgtgccctgtgtgtgcaGAGACT gaaaaccaaaacaaatattttaattaaaaaagatgACAGTTGCTGA